From one Phocaeicola salanitronis DSM 18170 genomic stretch:
- a CDS encoding KdsC family phosphatase, with the protein MNKRIKCLVMDVDGTLTDGKIYMGANGEMMKAFDIKDGYGIHDILLPNGIIPIIITGRCSEIVERRCKELGISEIHQGIKNKKEHLMTYCKEHNVMLRECAYIGDDLNDLPCIRLIKENHGIVGCPADAVKEVQDITDFQSRFSGGNGAVREFIEWLFC; encoded by the coding sequence ATGAATAAAAGAATCAAATGTTTGGTAATGGATGTCGATGGAACGTTGACAGACGGCAAGATTTATATGGGAGCCAATGGTGAAATGATGAAGGCTTTCGATATAAAGGACGGTTATGGAATCCACGACATCTTATTACCCAATGGTATTATTCCGATAATCATTACAGGACGATGTTCTGAAATTGTAGAGAGACGCTGTAAGGAACTTGGCATATCTGAAATACATCAAGGAATTAAGAACAAAAAAGAACACCTCATGACATATTGCAAAGAGCATAATGTCATGTTAAGAGAATGCGCTTACATAGGTGACGATTTGAATGATCTTCCATGTATTCGACTCATAAAAGAAAACCATGGAATTGTTGGGTGTCCTGCCGATGCGGTCAAAGAAGTACAAGACATCACAGATTTCCAATCACGGTTCTCTGGTGGGAATGGTGCTGTCAGGGAGTTTATAGAATGGCTTTTTTGTTGA
- a CDS encoding aldolase catalytic domain-containing protein, translating into MGKINVLDVTLRDGGCVNNFNFGQVYMEKILAAQEASGVNVIEMGYLDENKGTQSGRTQWISIPAISDTLLKEKKAGIKYVAMMDYGKYSVEKFPSRTENYIDGIRVAFHKKNMHDIVTIGKQIMEKGYELYIQPMITLRYSDAELLELIELVNTELPQASGFYVVDSFGEMRPNDMSRMLNLVDHNLIPSMLLGFHSHNNLQMSYSNACAMLQFPTNRDLMLDTSIMGMGKGAGNLNTELLLEHLNLYYGGHYHIAPLLEVIDKVINQLHSEFYWGYAPEYYLSSANHCTPSYASHFYNKHMLPIDQVAELLSLIKEEKKISFDKEYAEELYRAYNESKTVDDSNVVKELKTAFEGKEVLIIAPGKSLLAYSSQIDVIKDRENVVSIGLNLTGETKVDYLLTTRKDVFDNSINNGIPIITTSNVSKGARGNVKILNYKNWIEIDDRTHDSSFVIAANLLKACGVRSIYLAGLDGFSVNINENYYDPNLRRPVNEEQADRRNRYYKNFVSKLRLESIDVKFVTPSRYE; encoded by the coding sequence ATGGGAAAAATTAATGTTTTAGATGTCACTCTCAGAGACGGAGGGTGTGTTAACAACTTCAATTTCGGACAAGTATATATGGAAAAGATACTTGCTGCACAGGAAGCATCTGGCGTGAATGTCATAGAAATGGGTTATCTCGATGAGAATAAGGGAACCCAATCCGGACGTACGCAGTGGATTTCCATTCCTGCAATCAGTGACACCTTGTTGAAAGAAAAGAAAGCGGGTATAAAATATGTTGCCATGATGGATTATGGGAAATATTCGGTAGAAAAATTCCCTTCAAGGACTGAAAACTATATAGACGGCATACGGGTCGCTTTTCATAAAAAAAACATGCACGACATCGTGACCATAGGGAAACAGATTATGGAGAAAGGATACGAACTGTATATCCAACCCATGATTACACTCCGCTATAGCGATGCCGAGCTTTTGGAATTGATTGAGCTTGTCAACACCGAATTGCCGCAGGCTTCAGGCTTCTACGTTGTTGACAGTTTTGGAGAAATGCGACCTAATGACATGAGCAGGATGCTCAATCTTGTTGACCACAATCTCATACCTTCGATGTTGTTGGGCTTTCATTCTCATAACAATCTTCAGATGTCCTATTCCAACGCTTGTGCCATGCTCCAATTCCCGACTAACAGAGATTTAATGCTGGACACCTCGATTATGGGTATGGGAAAAGGAGCCGGGAACTTGAATACAGAGCTTTTGTTAGAGCATCTCAACCTTTATTATGGAGGTCATTACCACATAGCCCCTTTGCTGGAAGTGATAGACAAGGTGATAAACCAGTTGCATTCTGAGTTTTATTGGGGGTATGCGCCCGAATATTACCTATCGTCCGCCAATCATTGTACGCCCAGTTATGCGAGCCATTTTTATAACAAGCACATGCTTCCGATAGACCAGGTTGCCGAATTGTTGAGCCTCATTAAAGAAGAAAAGAAAATCTCCTTTGACAAGGAATATGCAGAAGAACTATATAGAGCTTACAACGAAAGCAAGACGGTTGATGATTCAAATGTGGTAAAGGAATTGAAGACTGCTTTTGAGGGGAAAGAGGTACTTATTATTGCTCCTGGTAAGAGCCTGTTAGCATATTCTTCTCAGATTGATGTAATCAAAGACAGGGAGAATGTTGTTTCCATTGGTCTTAATCTGACTGGTGAGACTAAAGTTGATTATTTACTTACAACAAGGAAAGATGTCTTTGACAATTCTATAAATAATGGCATCCCTATCATCACTACTTCTAATGTTTCTAAAGGTGCGAGAGGTAATGTTAAAATATTGAACTACAAGAATTGGATTGAAATCGATGATCGCACACACGACTCTTCATTTGTAATCGCAGCAAACCTATTGAAAGCCTGTGGGGTTAGGAGCATCTATCTTGCAGGTTTGGACGGATTCTCGGTAAATATCAATGAGAACTATTATGACCCGAATTTACGTCGGCCTGTAAACGAGGAACAAGCAGACAGAAGAAACAGGTATTATAAAAACTTTGTTTCAAAACTGCGCTTAGAAAGTATTGATGTAAAATTTGTCACGCCATCCCGTTATGAATAA
- a CDS encoding acylneuraminate cytidylyltransferase family protein codes for MRICAIMPIKLHNERCPGKNTRMLGNKPLLQHELDNLKATNLCDKICVFCSDESVTHYLPQGVNFIKRSPELDLPTSNFTQIFTAFMEIEKADIYVYAHATAPFITKETMKLCIEAVKSGEYDSAFCAVKLQDYLWQNGEPLNFDATNVPRTQDLTPIYQETSGVYVFTKEVFLNYHRRIGHKPFIKEVSFKEAIDIDMPEDFELAEIFDKINL; via the coding sequence ATGAGAATTTGTGCAATTATGCCCATTAAACTTCACAACGAACGTTGTCCGGGCAAAAATACGAGAATGTTGGGAAATAAACCACTATTGCAGCATGAATTAGACAATCTTAAAGCAACAAATTTATGCGATAAGATATGCGTTTTTTGTAGTGATGAAAGCGTGACCCACTATTTACCGCAAGGAGTGAATTTTATAAAACGATCACCAGAACTTGATTTGCCAACCTCAAACTTCACGCAAATCTTCACTGCTTTCATGGAAATAGAAAAGGCCGACATTTATGTATATGCACATGCAACCGCTCCTTTCATTACAAAAGAAACAATGAAGCTGTGCATTGAAGCAGTGAAATCGGGAGAATATGACTCCGCTTTCTGTGCCGTGAAACTTCAGGATTATCTTTGGCAAAACGGCGAACCTTTAAATTTTGATGCTACAAATGTGCCAAGGACACAAGATTTGACTCCAATATATCAAGAAACATCTGGTGTATATGTATTCACGAAAGAAGTGTTCCTGAACTATCATCGTAGAATCGGGCATAAACCATTCATCAAAGAAGTATCCTTTAAGGAAGCTATAGACATAGATATGCCGGAAGACTTTGAATTGGCTGAAATATTCGATAAGATAAATCTCTAA
- a CDS encoding IS1595-like element ISBasa1 family transposase produces MGTRNQFKGVNSIKFYQRFVSDDECYKYLADIKWENGYICKRCGHTHYCKGTKPYSRRCTKCKHDESPTAGTMFDKLKFPLLIAFHIAFKISTKKKGMSSLELSEEYELRQKTCWEFKRKIQYAMKSSCKYPLNGQVHVDEFYIGGEEEQKRGRSKGKKRLVQVALEILPGKGVGRAYARAIENASAESLKPLFIDHISKEAEIVTDEWNGYLPIKSDYPKLTQRKSEDGSSFPDIHIHIMNIKGWLRGIHHHCSKAQLQGYLDEYHFRYNRRNNMDTIFDVLIRRMANSEPFRLQTNKLRSAT; encoded by the coding sequence ATGGGAACCAGAAATCAATTCAAAGGCGTGAACTCAATTAAATTCTACCAGCGTTTTGTGTCAGATGACGAATGTTACAAGTATCTGGCGGATATTAAATGGGAGAATGGCTACATTTGTAAAAGATGTGGTCACACCCACTACTGTAAAGGGACAAAACCATATTCGAGACGTTGCACCAAGTGCAAGCATGATGAGAGTCCGACAGCAGGCACAATGTTTGACAAATTGAAATTTCCTTTGCTTATCGCGTTCCATATAGCATTCAAAATCAGCACTAAAAAGAAAGGGATGTCTTCTTTGGAATTGTCGGAAGAGTACGAATTACGGCAGAAGACTTGTTGGGAATTCAAGCGAAAGATACAGTATGCAATGAAAAGCTCATGCAAGTATCCGCTTAATGGTCAAGTCCATGTCGATGAATTCTATATTGGCGGAGAGGAAGAACAGAAACGTGGTCGTTCCAAAGGGAAAAAGCGCCTAGTTCAAGTCGCACTTGAGATATTGCCCGGCAAGGGCGTCGGCAGAGCGTATGCGCGAGCCATAGAAAATGCCTCGGCAGAATCCCTGAAACCATTGTTCATCGATCACATATCCAAAGAGGCTGAAATCGTCACTGACGAGTGGAACGGCTATTTGCCAATAAAATCCGACTATCCAAAGCTAACACAAAGGAAATCCGAAGATGGATCGTCATTTCCCGATATACATATACACATTATGAATATCAAGGGATGGTTGAGGGGAATACATCATCACTGTTCAAAAGCGCAGCTCCAAGGCTATCTTGACGAGTATCATTTTCGATACAATAGACGCAATAACATGGACACAATATTCGATGTGCTTATCAGACGGATGGCTAATTCAGAACCTTTTAGACTGCAAACCAATAAATTGCGTAGTGCGACTTAA
- a CDS encoding type II toxin-antitoxin system VapC family toxin gives MKLFLDTNVVVDAVKFREPFVHAIVPIFEMADDGIHQLIISDLTFANVAYLTKKGMPLGEWYGLLDELRSNVQIATTGETSIDAALLLRAKDFEDALQYFSAKQAAADCIITRNKKDFYFSDIPVYTPEEFLLK, from the coding sequence ATGAAATTATTCTTAGACACCAATGTAGTGGTAGATGCTGTGAAATTCCGTGAACCTTTCGTACATGCAATTGTCCCGATATTCGAAATGGCTGACGATGGTATCCACCAACTGATAATTTCAGATTTAACCTTTGCCAATGTGGCATACCTTACAAAAAAAGGAATGCCGTTGGGCGAATGGTACGGACTATTGGATGAGTTGCGTTCCAATGTACAAATTGCAACCACAGGAGAAACAAGTATTGATGCGGCTTTATTATTGAGAGCTAAAGATTTTGAAGATGCCCTGCAATATTTCTCGGCAAAGCAAGCCGCGGCAGACTGCATCATCACCCGCAACAAAAAAGACTTTTATTTTTCGGATATTCCGGTATATACTCCGGAAGAATTCTTGCTTAAGTAG